The following DNA comes from Microbacterium wangchenii.
CGCCACGCGCTCGCGCGGGTCGCGGTCGTACAGGATCTGGGAGTCCTCGTTGACGTAGTCGGAGAAGAGGATCTGCTCGGACTGGAACTTCAGCGCGTAGATGAGGCGGTTGAAGACGCTGCCGATGCTCGGACCGCCCTCGCCCTCGAACGTCGTGCGGGTGTCGCTGTCGCCGTCGCTGCCGATCGGGTAGTCCAGCTCGATGGGGTCGGTGCCCTCGGGTGCCCCGACGATCGAGTACTCGGGCGAGTACTCGCCGAAGTACACGCGCGGCTGGAAGTCGCCGCGCTCGGTCAGGAAGCCGCTGGCGGGGATCGCCTGCTCGAGGAACACAGGGTCGCCGTCGGTCGTGCGCTCGTTGCCGGCCGCGGCCACCAGGCCGTAGCCGTGGGTGTACACGAGCGTGGTGTTCTGCCACGAGGCGGCGTCGGAGAGCTGCTCCATGTTGAGCTCGCGCACCGCGACGATGGTGTCCTGCGACTGACCGTCGATCTCGTAGCGGTCGACGTCCAGGACGTCGGGGAACTGGTAGTAGGCGCGGTACTGCTCGAGCTGGCGCACGGTGGGGCCGATGATCGCGGGGTCCATGATGCGGATCTGCGTCGTCGTGGCGGCATCCTCGCGGAGCTGCCCGGCCTCGGCGGTCGTCTCAGCGGTGAAGTTCTGCTTCTCCAGCTCGTTGATGCCGTAGGCCTGCTTGGTCATGTCGATGTTGCGCTGATAGAACTCGCTCTCCAGCGCCAGCTGGTTCGGCCGCACCTGGAAGGTGTTGACCACCCACGGGTAGCCGGCCCCCAGCACGATGGCCGAGACGACCAGCAGGGCCGTCGCGATGAGCGGGTAGCGCCAGCGGCCGATGATGGCGGTGACGAAGAAGAGCACCGCCACGAGCACCGCGATGATCGCGAGGATCGTCTGCCCGGGGATGGTGGCGTTCACGCCGGTGTAGCCGGGGCCGGTGATGCGGTCGCCGGCCTCGACGAGCGTGCGATACCGGTCGAGGTACAGGCTCGCGCCCTGCAGGAGCACGTAGAGGCCCGCGAGGACGGCGAGCTGGATGCGGGCGGACTTGGAGATCCGCAGCTCCCGCTGCCCCACGCGCACCGACCCGTACAGGTACGACACGAGTGCGGTGACCAGGAGGCAGACGAGCACCACGGCGGAGGCGAATCCCAGCGCCGCGCCGTAGAAGGGCAGGGCGAACAGGTAGAACCCGGTGTCCATGCCGAACTGCGGGTCCACGACGTCGGTGGCCACGCCGTTGAACCACAGCCACGTGGTCTCCCACTGCGCGGATGCGGCGAATCCGGCGAAGAAGCCGAAGAAGATGGGGATGCCCCACATCGCCAGGCGCCGCAGCGGCTCGACGACCTCCTGGTAGCGGTCCAGCTGCGAGCTCAGACGCGCGTACACCGGGCGCAGACGGTACGCGAGCTGGATGGCGCCCCACACCGGCACGGCCATGGCGAGGAAGCCGACGACGAACATCACCACGCGGGCGATCCACTGCGTGGTCAGCACCCCGCTGAACCCGAGCTGCGCGAACCACAGCCAGTCGGCGTACAGGCTCGCGAAGACGAAGAAACCCACCACGAGTGCCGCGATGATCGCGAGGCTGATCGCGATGATGCGGCGGGATCGGTTGGGAGTGGCCGGCTTCGGT
Coding sequences within:
- a CDS encoding UPF0182 family protein — encoded protein: MTTTSTPKPATPNRSRRIIAISLAIIAALVVGFFVFASLYADWLWFAQLGFSGVLTTQWIARVVMFVVGFLAMAVPVWGAIQLAYRLRPVYARLSSQLDRYQEVVEPLRRLAMWGIPIFFGFFAGFAASAQWETTWLWFNGVATDVVDPQFGMDTGFYLFALPFYGAALGFASAVVLVCLLVTALVSYLYGSVRVGQRELRISKSARIQLAVLAGLYVLLQGASLYLDRYRTLVEAGDRITGPGYTGVNATIPGQTILAIIAVLVAVLFFVTAIIGRWRYPLIATALLVVSAIVLGAGYPWVVNTFQVRPNQLALESEFYQRNIDMTKQAYGINELEKQNFTAETTAEAGQLREDAATTTQIRIMDPAIIGPTVRQLEQYRAYYQFPDVLDVDRYEIDGQSQDTIVAVRELNMEQLSDAASWQNTTLVYTHGYGLVAAAGNERTTDGDPVFLEQAIPASGFLTERGDFQPRVYFGEYSPEYSIVGAPEGTDPIELDYPIGSDGDSDTRTTFEGEGGPSIGSVFNRLIYALKFQSEQILFSDYVNEDSQILYDRDPRERVAKVAPYLTLDSDPYPTVVDGRIKWVIDGYTTSANYPYSSGVSLSQAIADSNNVAPRYALDEINYIRNSVKATVDAYDGSVTLYAWDDEDPVLQSWQNVYPTTLKPYSEMSADLMAHVRYPTDLFKVQRAMLGVYHVDDARSFYQRDNAWATPDDPQDGDRLQPPYYLTMQMPGQEEPSYSMFTTFIPSSQGASRNVLTGYLAVDSSAGSEEGVKGEGYGKLRMLVIDSATTVPGPGQVQNTFDSDTAVSSQINILQQGQSEVLNGNLLTLPVGGGLLYVQPVFVQSSGGTQLPQLRRVLVAFGDQIAFEETLSEALDVLFGGDSGADTGDGEVIPTEPDQAPTEPGEETGEEPETPTVPVDEYQAALEEARTALTERQAALQAGDFAAFGEADARLTAAVERLLALEESQGEE